In Anopheles gambiae chromosome 2, idAnoGambNW_F1_1, whole genome shotgun sequence, a single window of DNA contains:
- the LOC1276438 gene encoding STING ER exit protein codes for MPKVVSRSIVCSDSKDKEEYNETGPLNIYYCLCGQMSLILDCTLEKLPLRQLDGARVIDSARHANKVNADASETVFIQREAGIEKQHRLKCKKCGLPLYYRHSNDPQVTFVIKRALVKCKSEAKISEIIKTPSASLNPTLEPKKVMVTKHTKNMGKFSSVTVSTIDEEEDEIEAREVADSYANNARIIEKQLERKGGKTNEDVLKEKIEPPPPKKTRGTLLDT; via the exons atgccGAAAGTAGTGTCGCGTAGTATTGTTTGTTCCGATTCAAAGGACAAAGAAGAGTACAATGAAACGGGCCCGCTCAACATCTACTACTGCTTGTGTGGACAAATGAGCTTGATTCTGG ATTGCACACTAGAAAAACTACCCCTCCGGCAGTTGGATGGGGCCCGCGTCATAGACAGTGCCCGACACGCCAACAAGGTCAATGCGGACGCGAGCGAAACAGTCTTCATCCAGCGGGAAGCGGGCATCGAGAAGCAGCACCGCTTGAAGTGCAAAAAGTGTGGCCTACCGCTGTACTACCGGCACAGTAACGATCCGCAGGTGACGTTCGTGATCAAGCGAGCGCTGGTGAAGTGCAAGAGCGAAGCCAAAATATCGGAAATCATCAAAACGCCGAGCGCCAGCCTGAATCCGACGCTTGAACCGAAGAAGGTGATGGTCACGAAGCACACGAAGAACATGGGCAAGTTCAGCTCGGTAACTGTGTCGACCATCGACGAAGAAGAGGACGAAATTGAAGCACGGGAGGTAGCAGACAGCTACGCCAACAATGCGCGCATCATCGAGAAACAGCTCGAACGAAAGGGCGGCAAGACGAATGAGGACGTGCTGAAGGAAAAGATTGAACCACCGCCACCGAAAAAGACGCGCGGCACATTGCTCGATACGTAG